A stretch of the Sulfurihydrogenibium sp. genome encodes the following:
- the fliE gene encoding flagellar hook-basal body complex protein FliE → MRIEGIDGLPLKLDVEKKEEESKTSFSDLLKNFIKDVNNDLINAKNIEQDLALGKIQNIQDAMYQIEKADISFRLLTEIRNKALESYQEIMRMQV, encoded by the coding sequence ATGAGAATTGAAGGAATAGATGGATTACCACTAAAGTTAGATGTAGAAAAAAAAGAAGAAGAAAGTAAAACATCTTTTTCAGATTTGCTTAAAAACTTTATAAAAGATGTTAACAATGATTTGATTAATGCTAAAAATATAGAGCAAGACTTAGCACTTGGTAAAATCCAAAACATTCAAGATGCGATGTATCAGATAGAAAAAGCTGATATTTCATTTAGACTTTTAACAGAAATCAGAAATAAAGCTTTAGAAAGTTATCAAGAAATTATGAGAATGCAAGTCTAA
- the flgC gene encoding flagellar basal body rod protein FlgC: MLFKGLEISVSGMQAERVRIDLAASNLANVNSTHTENGQPYRRKVPVFEAVLDAQSQIPVYKVRVKDIQEDPSPFKLKFDPNNPDAGPDGYVRLPNVDPIREMVDMITAMRTYEANLTAFNTHKDLLIKSLEIIRV; this comes from the coding sequence ATGCTTTTTAAAGGACTTGAAATATCTGTATCCGGTATGCAAGCCGAGAGAGTTAGAATAGATTTAGCTGCAAGCAACCTTGCAAATGTAAATTCTACCCATACTGAAAATGGACAACCTTATAGAAGAAAGGTGCCGGTTTTTGAAGCAGTTTTAGATGCTCAATCTCAAATTCCTGTTTATAAAGTTAGAGTTAAAGATATTCAAGAAGACCCATCACCGTTTAAATTAAAATTTGACCCAAACAATCCTGATGCCGGACCAGATGGCTATGTTAGACTTCCAAACGTTGACCCAATTAGAGAAATGGTTGATATGATAACTGCGATGAGAACCTATGAAGCAAATTTAACGGCATTCAATACACATAAAGATTTATTAATAAAAAGCTTGGAAATAATTAGAGTATGA
- the flgB gene encoding flagellar basal body rod protein FlgB has product MFDELDKINIMSSFYFERTKVIQGNIANANTPFYKPVDLTFEEVLDNQIVLKTTDERHIQPETKNFIKIKPYQNGIITGYDQNKVNVEEEMAKLAESSIMYKSLVEVMKKELSKMKLAISGK; this is encoded by the coding sequence ATGTTTGATGAGTTGGATAAAATTAACATTATGTCATCTTTCTATTTCGAAAGGACTAAAGTCATCCAGGGAAACATAGCCAATGCAAATACTCCTTTTTATAAACCAGTAGATTTAACCTTTGAAGAAGTTTTGGATAATCAAATAGTTTTAAAAACAACAGATGAAAGACATATTCAGCCAGAAACTAAAAATTTTATAAAAATTAAGCCTTACCAAAACGGTATCATTACAGGATATGACCAAAATAAAGTCAATGTCGAAGAAGAAATGGCTAAGCTTGCAGAAAGCTCAATAATGTATAAATCTCTTGTTGAAGTTATGAAAAAAGAACTATCAAAGATGAAATTAGCTATATCAGGAAAATAG
- a CDS encoding sigma-70 family RNA polymerase sigma factor: MNLSKEQKKQIVEEHIGLVKKVASKIFYRLPDCEIEFDDLVQTGIVGLLKALENYDEDKGKFSTYAYIRIRGEILDFLRQQDIMPKTEKDKITIEYADKLGDELPISKNAIMLSLDKIISEDGEDFSFIDLFASKSKTPEEEYAQKELLEKISDAIDKYLDDNEKKIIQYLYFEEKDPKEISEIMNISLGRISQLKSRAVEKLKKIVYDNIEG, translated from the coding sequence AAGAACATATTGGCCTAGTCAAAAAAGTTGCTTCAAAAATATTTTATAGACTGCCGGATTGTGAGATAGAATTTGATGATTTGGTACAAACTGGTATTGTAGGGCTGTTAAAAGCTTTAGAAAATTATGATGAAGATAAAGGTAAATTTTCAACCTATGCATACATCAGAATTAGAGGAGAAATTCTTGATTTTCTAAGACAGCAAGATATTATGCCAAAAACGGAAAAAGATAAAATCACCATAGAGTATGCAGATAAACTTGGAGATGAACTTCCTATTTCTAAAAATGCAATAATGCTAAGTTTAGATAAAATTATTTCTGAAGATGGAGAAGATTTTTCCTTTATAGATCTATTTGCATCAAAATCTAAAACTCCTGAAGAAGAATATGCGCAAAAAGAATTATTAGAAAAAATCTCAGATGCTATTGATAAATACTTAGATGATAATGAAAAGAAGATAATTCAATATTTATACTTTGAAGAAAAAGATCCGAAAGAGATATCGGAGATTATGAATATAAGCCTTGGGAGAATTTCACAATTGAAATCAAGAGCAGTGGAAAAATTAAAAAAAATTGTGTATGATAATATAGAGGGATAA